In one Nocardia tengchongensis genomic region, the following are encoded:
- a CDS encoding pyridoxal phosphate-dependent aminotransferase — protein sequence MPRIPTVARLQPFASTIFAEMTELAVRHGAVNLGQGFPDSDGPAGMLEVARQAIADGFNQYPPGRGVPALRQAIAADRARRYGTHYDPDTQVLVTVGATEAIAATVLGLVEPGDDVVLIEPYYDSYAAAIALAGARRRTARLVPDGDGFALDLDSLRAAITPKTRLLLVNSPHNPTGTVLSRADLTAIAELAIEHDLYVMSDEAYEHLYFDGHEHISLSTLPGMFERTIVISSAAKTFSVTGWKIGWACAPAPLLDAVLAAKQFLTFVGGGPFQPAVAHALNNEQPWVAALRDTLSEKRLRLSAALAEAGFGVKRSDGTYFVCADITPLGASDAYDFCRELPERLGVAAVPVSVFADDKPAWNHLVRFTFCKKEETIAEGVRRLRAGHRADAVR from the coding sequence ATGCCGCGCATTCCGACCGTCGCCCGTCTGCAGCCGTTCGCTTCGACGATCTTCGCCGAGATGACCGAGCTGGCCGTCCGCCACGGCGCGGTCAACCTGGGCCAGGGGTTTCCGGACAGCGACGGCCCCGCCGGCATGCTCGAGGTGGCCCGGCAGGCCATCGCCGACGGCTTCAACCAGTACCCGCCCGGGCGCGGCGTGCCCGCCCTGCGGCAGGCCATCGCCGCCGACCGGGCCCGCCGCTACGGCACCCACTACGACCCCGACACCCAGGTGCTGGTCACCGTGGGCGCCACCGAGGCCATCGCGGCGACCGTGCTCGGCCTGGTCGAGCCCGGCGACGACGTGGTGCTGATCGAGCCCTACTACGACTCCTACGCGGCCGCCATCGCGCTGGCGGGCGCGCGCCGCCGCACCGCCCGGCTGGTGCCCGACGGCGACGGCTTCGCCCTCGACCTGGACAGCCTGCGCGCCGCCATCACCCCGAAAACCCGCCTGCTGCTGGTGAATTCACCGCACAACCCGACCGGCACCGTGCTCTCCCGCGCCGATCTCACCGCCATCGCCGAACTCGCCATCGAACACGATCTGTACGTCATGTCGGACGAGGCGTACGAGCACCTGTACTTCGACGGGCACGAGCACATCAGCCTGTCCACGCTGCCCGGCATGTTCGAGCGCACCATCGTGATCTCCAGCGCCGCCAAGACTTTCAGCGTCACCGGCTGGAAGATCGGCTGGGCCTGCGCGCCCGCCCCGCTGCTGGACGCCGTCCTGGCCGCCAAACAGTTCCTCACCTTCGTCGGCGGCGGACCCTTCCAGCCCGCCGTCGCGCACGCCCTGAACAACGAGCAGCCCTGGGTGGCCGCGCTGCGGGACACCCTGTCCGAGAAGCGACTCCGCCTCTCCGCTGCGCTCGCCGAGGCCGGGTTCGGCGTGAAACGCAGCGACGGAACCTATTTCGTCTGCGCCGACATCACCCCGCTCGGCGCCTCCGACGCCTACGACTTCTGTCGCGAACTCCCCGAACGCCTGGGCGTGGCCGCCGTCCCGGTCAGTGTCTTCGCCGATGACAAGCCTGCCTGGAACCACTTGGTCCGCTTCACCTTCTGCAAGAAGGAAGAAACCATCGCCGAGGGCGTCCGCCGCCTGCGCGCCGGACACCGCGCGGACGCGGTCCGATAA
- the sigJ gene encoding RNA polymerase sigma factor SigJ, producing MVAALLADLFETHRPHLVSVAYRLTGSVSDAEDAVQESWLRLAVARQSEIHDLRAWLTTVVSRLCLDRLRSAAVRRETYPGQWLPEPVVSAVTPSSTPDPLAVVVRKQEFRFAALVVLDTLTPPQRVAFVLHDGFSVPFTEIADILDVSVDAARQLATRARKAVAAAPEPVADAEHEAAVRQLLSALAAGDIEAVVAALHPDVRTVGDGGGKVSTAVNVVAGVDKNVRLWLGLWRRFQLTGNVTPGRELEPVLVNGQFGILARAVPARDGDAGSPQRVYAFTVRDGRVWGVYDVVNPDKMAGLRLSPVG from the coding sequence ATGGTTGCCGCTCTCCTCGCCGACTTGTTCGAAACGCATCGGCCGCATCTGGTCTCGGTGGCCTACCGGCTCACCGGCAGTGTCAGCGATGCCGAGGACGCGGTGCAGGAGAGCTGGTTACGGCTCGCGGTGGCCCGGCAATCCGAGATCCACGACCTGCGCGCCTGGCTCACCACCGTGGTCAGCCGACTGTGCCTGGACCGGCTGCGCAGCGCGGCCGTCCGGCGGGAAACCTATCCGGGGCAATGGCTCCCGGAGCCGGTCGTCTCCGCCGTGACACCCTCCAGCACCCCCGATCCGCTGGCCGTCGTGGTGCGCAAACAGGAGTTCCGCTTCGCCGCCCTGGTGGTGCTGGACACGCTGACGCCGCCGCAGCGCGTGGCTTTCGTACTGCACGACGGCTTCTCGGTGCCGTTCACCGAAATCGCCGACATCCTGGACGTTTCCGTGGACGCCGCGCGGCAGCTGGCCACCCGCGCCCGCAAGGCGGTGGCGGCCGCGCCGGAACCGGTCGCCGACGCCGAGCACGAAGCCGCTGTGCGGCAACTGCTGTCGGCGCTGGCCGCCGGGGACATCGAGGCTGTGGTGGCCGCGCTGCACCCGGACGTGCGCACCGTCGGGGACGGCGGCGGCAAGGTGTCCACGGCCGTCAATGTGGTTGCGGGCGTGGACAAGAACGTGCGCCTGTGGCTCGGACTGTGGCGCCGCTTCCAGCTCACCGGCAACGTCACCCCCGGCCGCGAGCTGGAACCGGTCTTGGTCAACGGGCAGTTCGGCATCCTCGCGCGGGCCGTCCCGGCGCGCGACGGCGACGCCGGCAGCCCGCAGCGGGTGTACGCCTTCACCGTGCGCGACGGCCGGGTGTGGGGCGTCTACGACGTGGTCAACCCGGACAAGATGGCCGGACTGCGGCTGTCGCCTGTGGGCTGA
- a CDS encoding GNAT family N-acetyltransferase, translating into MDAEFLSDGTVWLSPPAVSDIDAITALCQEPSIGAWTTMPVPYHRADAEKFVYDIVGPGWAARSPTWALRGAAGGSVVGMIGLSPLYPRRDDETAEIGFWLSRSARGAGLMTRAARLVAAAGLDPAELGFERLEWRAFTGNHPSAAVARRAGFRYEGLIRGGGVQRGVRRDIWLAGRLRSDPPTPSPDWPADV; encoded by the coding sequence ATGGACGCGGAATTCCTCTCGGACGGCACGGTCTGGTTGTCGCCGCCCGCCGTCTCCGACATCGACGCCATCACCGCCCTCTGCCAGGAACCCTCGATCGGCGCCTGGACCACCATGCCGGTCCCCTATCACCGCGCCGACGCGGAGAAATTCGTCTACGACATCGTCGGCCCGGGCTGGGCCGCCCGCAGCCCCACCTGGGCGTTGCGCGGGGCGGCGGGTGGCTCGGTGGTCGGCATGATCGGCCTGAGCCCGCTCTATCCGCGTCGCGACGACGAGACCGCGGAGATCGGTTTCTGGCTCTCCCGCAGCGCGCGCGGCGCGGGCCTGATGACGCGAGCGGCCCGGCTGGTCGCGGCGGCCGGTCTGGATCCGGCCGAGCTGGGCTTCGAGCGCCTGGAGTGGCGGGCCTTCACCGGCAACCATCCGTCCGCCGCCGTGGCGCGCCGCGCGGGCTTCCGATACGAAGGCCTGATCCGCGGCGGCGGCGTGCAGCGTGGCGTGCGCCGCGACATCTGGCTCGCGGGCCGGCTGCGCTCGGATCCGCCCACCCCGAGCCCCGACTGGCCCGCGGACGTCTGA
- a CDS encoding 3-deoxy-7-phosphoheptulonate synthase, which produces MTTTADLERHADLDDQRTLSVSPLSSPREVRAAHPIDDTLADTVRAGRKATVDVLNGSDDRLMVIVGPCSVHDPEAAMDYARRLAAKAAELDDRLHVVMRVYFEKPRTTLGWKGLINDPHLDGSFDINTGLDLGRRLLVDITALGLPVACEFLDPITPQYIADLVAYGAIGARTAASQVHRQLSSALSMPVGIKNGTDGDVQVAVDGVRAAAASHVFPGTDLDGRSALIRTAGNPDCHVILRGGSNGPNFDAASCSEALLRLEKSALPQRLVVDASHGNSNKDHNKQVDVVTDLAERIAGGEGTVVGLMMESFIIAGRQDLTLGKPEELTYGQSITDACIDWDTTVAQLERLADAVAQRRVGRA; this is translated from the coding sequence ATGACCACCACCGCCGATCTCGAACGGCACGCCGATCTCGATGACCAGCGCACGCTCAGCGTCAGCCCGCTGAGCTCGCCGCGCGAGGTCCGTGCCGCCCACCCGATCGACGACACCCTCGCCGACACCGTGCGCGCCGGCCGCAAGGCCACCGTCGACGTGCTCAACGGCAGCGACGACCGCCTCATGGTGATCGTCGGCCCGTGTTCGGTCCACGATCCCGAAGCCGCCATGGACTACGCCCGCCGGCTGGCCGCCAAGGCCGCCGAGCTGGACGACCGCCTGCACGTGGTGATGCGCGTCTACTTCGAGAAGCCGCGCACCACGCTGGGCTGGAAGGGTCTGATCAACGACCCGCACCTGGACGGCAGCTTCGACATCAACACCGGCCTGGACCTGGGCCGCCGCCTGCTGGTCGACATCACCGCGCTCGGACTGCCGGTGGCGTGCGAGTTCCTGGACCCGATCACCCCGCAGTACATCGCCGACCTGGTCGCCTACGGCGCGATCGGCGCCCGCACCGCGGCCAGCCAGGTGCACCGGCAGCTGTCCTCGGCGCTGTCCATGCCGGTCGGCATCAAGAACGGCACCGACGGCGACGTGCAGGTCGCGGTGGACGGCGTGCGCGCCGCGGCCGCCTCCCACGTCTTCCCCGGCACCGACCTGGACGGGCGTTCCGCGCTGATCCGCACCGCGGGCAACCCGGACTGCCACGTCATCCTGCGCGGCGGCAGCAACGGCCCCAACTTCGATGCCGCCTCCTGCTCGGAAGCCCTGCTGCGGCTGGAGAAGTCGGCGCTGCCCCAGCGCCTGGTGGTGGACGCCTCGCACGGCAACTCCAACAAGGACCACAACAAGCAGGTCGACGTCGTCACCGATCTGGCCGAGCGCATCGCCGGCGGTGAGGGCACCGTGGTCGGCCTGATGATGGAGTCCTTCATCATCGCGGGCCGCCAGGACCTGACCCTGGGCAAGCCGGAGGAGCTCACCTACGGCCAGTCCATCACCGACGCCTGCATCGACTGGGACACCACCGTCGCCCAGCTCGAGCGCCTCGCCGACGCGGTCGCCCAGCGCCGCGTGGGTCGCGCGTAG
- a CDS encoding PH domain-containing protein — protein MSIPIDRRDQFEKIQQGLLQGEQILAVYDAIGVGTGFLGLTDRRVVIQDNSFVGKKIAITSIPYGRISSVSILTNKSFAGQFFSSGHIAISTGHHTYEVEFRGDDKTRHVHDVILHYILR, from the coding sequence GTGAGCATTCCAATCGATCGACGGGATCAGTTCGAGAAGATCCAGCAGGGTCTGCTGCAGGGTGAGCAGATCCTGGCCGTGTACGACGCCATCGGGGTGGGCACCGGATTCCTGGGGCTCACCGACCGGCGGGTCGTCATCCAGGACAACTCGTTCGTCGGGAAGAAGATCGCGATCACGAGCATTCCCTACGGGCGGATCTCGAGCGTCAGCATCCTGACCAACAAGTCGTTCGCGGGCCAGTTCTTCTCCTCCGGCCACATCGCGATCAGCACCGGGCACCACACCTACGAGGTGGAGTTCCGCGGCGACGACAAGACGCGGCACGTGCACGACGTGATCCTGCATTACATCCTGCGCTGA
- a CDS encoding oxidoreductase: MSGWDISDIPDQAGRTVIVTGANSGLGAVTARALAGAGAKVIMACRNEVKARAVADRIGPNAQVRRLDLADLASIHEFADSIEGADVLINNAGVMAVPLKRTAEGFEMQIGTNHLGHFALTGLLLDKIRDRVVTLSSGMHAIGRIDLEDLDWERRSYQRWAAYGQSKLANLMFARELQRRLTAAGSSKISVAAHPGYAATDLQGHTESLYDTLMSIGNRLFAQSAEMGALPSLFAATAEVEPGGFYGPTGLRGMRGYPGPSTSSAASKDEVTARRLWELSEQLTKVTYPFTRR; encoded by the coding sequence GTGAGCGGCTGGGACATCTCCGACATCCCCGATCAAGCGGGCCGGACCGTCATCGTGACCGGCGCCAACAGCGGGCTGGGCGCGGTCACCGCGCGGGCGCTCGCGGGCGCCGGCGCGAAGGTGATCATGGCGTGCCGCAATGAGGTGAAGGCGCGGGCGGTGGCCGATCGGATCGGCCCGAACGCCCAGGTGCGCCGGCTCGATCTGGCCGATCTGGCCTCGATCCACGAATTCGCGGATTCGATCGAGGGCGCCGACGTGCTGATCAACAACGCGGGCGTGATGGCGGTGCCGCTCAAGCGCACCGCCGAGGGCTTCGAAATGCAGATCGGCACAAACCATCTCGGACATTTCGCGCTGACCGGGCTGCTGCTGGACAAGATTCGCGATCGGGTGGTCACGCTGTCGAGCGGCATGCACGCCATCGGCCGCATCGATCTCGAGGACCTGGACTGGGAGCGCCGCTCCTATCAGCGCTGGGCCGCCTACGGGCAGTCCAAGCTGGCCAACCTGATGTTCGCGCGGGAACTGCAGCGCCGCTTGACCGCCGCGGGGTCGAGCAAGATCTCGGTCGCGGCGCACCCCGGCTACGCCGCCACCGATCTGCAGGGGCACACCGAGTCGCTGTACGACACCCTGATGTCGATCGGCAACCGGCTCTTCGCGCAGAGCGCCGAAATGGGTGCGCTGCCATCGTTGTTCGCCGCCACCGCCGAGGTCGAGCCGGGCGGTTTCTACGGCCCGACCGGGCTGCGCGGCATGCGCGGCTATCCCGGGCCGAGTACGTCCAGCGCCGCCTCCAAGGACGAGGTGACCGCGCGCCGGCTGTGGGAGCTGTCCGAGCAGCTGACCAAGGTCACATACCCGTTCACGCGTCGCTGA